A region from the Corallococcus silvisoli genome encodes:
- a CDS encoding pilus assembly protein: MRDILRHRRHGRGQSIVEAAIGVTLFITILVFGIHFAEVGFLSLKVQEAAVSALWNGTHGEMHDIPVDYGSAHDSMQRAGDDAQARYADFNGLSSVNHGDTITQVFTRGSGLRVDCRRNGGLGWNGPILTRLVYRDEGGTSCGSQANLSSWNLPSSFLDNPGEGGLYKERHQDAVHANIQVCGVGRAVGGNCRARFSMLVDDWGLSNEVESSTCLLFQDMAVPCTNVPFYSATKLVYEPTTLPIPTYASFLAMDALFYNPLPPLVLMQRENTFWMSAAGEETNFMQYFMLPAPLGNLWNTTPGAMIGITTPHYGISYLERTGNGGCFLGKDC; encoded by the coding sequence ATGCGCGACATCCTTCGTCACCGTCGGCACGGCCGGGGCCAGTCCATCGTCGAGGCGGCCATCGGGGTCACGCTGTTCATCACCATCCTGGTGTTCGGCATCCACTTCGCGGAGGTGGGCTTCCTGTCGCTGAAGGTGCAGGAGGCCGCGGTGTCCGCCCTGTGGAACGGCACGCACGGAGAGATGCACGACATCCCCGTGGACTACGGCTCGGCCCATGACTCCATGCAGCGGGCGGGGGATGATGCCCAGGCGCGTTACGCGGACTTCAACGGGCTGTCGTCCGTCAACCACGGCGACACCATCACCCAGGTCTTCACCCGCGGCTCGGGCCTGCGCGTCGATTGCCGCCGGAACGGGGGGCTGGGCTGGAACGGCCCCATCCTGACCCGGCTGGTCTACCGCGACGAGGGCGGCACCTCGTGCGGCTCGCAGGCGAACCTGAGCTCGTGGAACCTGCCCAGCTCGTTCCTGGACAATCCGGGCGAGGGTGGGTTGTACAAGGAGCGGCACCAGGATGCCGTCCACGCCAACATCCAGGTGTGCGGCGTGGGGCGCGCGGTGGGCGGCAATTGCAGAGCCCGCTTCTCCATGCTCGTGGATGACTGGGGCCTGTCGAACGAGGTGGAGTCCAGCACCTGTCTGTTGTTCCAGGACATGGCGGTGCCCTGCACCAACGTTCCCTTCTATTCGGCGACGAAGCTCGTCTACGAGCCCACCACGCTGCCCATCCCGACCTACGCCAGCTTCCTGGCGATGGATGCCCTCTTCTACAATCCGCTGCCCCCCCTGGTGCTGATGCAGCGGGAGAACACCTTCTGGATGAGCGCGGCGGGAGAAGAGACCAACTTCATGCAGTACTTCATGCTCCCCGCGCCCCTGGGCAACCTGTGGAACACGACGCCCGGCGCGATGATTGGCATCACCACCCCCCATTACGGAATCTCCTATCTGGAGCGCACCGGCAACGGTGGCTGCTTCCTGGGAAAGGATTGTTGA